In Xiphophorus maculatus strain JP 163 A chromosome 18, X_maculatus-5.0-male, whole genome shotgun sequence, a single genomic region encodes these proteins:
- the LOC111611979 gene encoding uncharacterized protein LOC111611979: MLHHEEWRPVAVWYSYWDMNSVAAVCAGLDCGSAVSARNSEEASKRPVWRIRSDCLQSGSALKNCLPYDENNNKSHKFICSGLLVEPLIFLSSSTDGVSTGRKQGSELLIGSHFSIMCSIRPQYEGGSFQLIFSTSNYTQNQTLPAVNHSALFLFSAAGHAHQGTYRCVYHVYVFSYNFSSISQPLNLTVSVSASPTALIISLVVVLLGMLGSGLVLYFKARRNQKSGPENNHHDEGSRAEGSLEEETAV, translated from the exons ATGTTACATCATGAAGAGTGGAGACCAGTGGCTGTTTGGTATAGTTACTGGGACATGAACTcagttgctgcagtttgtgctggactggactgtggttctgctgtttcagcaagaaattcAGAGGAAGCTTCAAAGAGACCAGTTTGGAGGATCAGGTCTGACTGTTTGCAGTCAGGATCTGCATTAAAGAACTGTTTACCTTATgatgaaaacaataataagagCCACAAGTTCATCTGCTCAG GTCTGCTGGTTGAGCCGCTCATCTTCCTGTCTTCCTCCACTGACGGGGTCTCCACAGGCAGAAAGCAGGGGTCTGAGCTCCTCATTGGCTCACATTTCAGCATCATGTGCTCCATCAGACCTCAGTATGAAGGCGGCTCCTTCCAGCTCATCTTCAGCACCTCTAACTACACTCAGAACCAGACCCTGCCAGCTGTTAATCACTCCGCCCTCTTCCTGttctctgctgctggccacgcccaccaaggAACCTACCGCTGCGTTTACCACGTCTACGTTTTCTCCTATAACTTCTCCTCTATCAGCCAGCCTCTCAACCTCACTGTCTCAG TTTCAGCCTCTCCCACTGCTTTGATCATCAGTCTGGTTGTCGTCCTGCTGGGTATGCTGGGATCAGGCCTGGTCCTCTACTTTAAG GCCAGGAGAAACCAGAAGTCTGGACCAGAAAACAACCATCATGATGAAGGATCCAGAGCTGAAGGCAGCTTAGAGGAGGAGACTGCAGTCTGA